Proteins encoded within one genomic window of Cytophagales bacterium:
- a CDS encoding N-acetyltransferase family protein, producing MRKIHAIMTATLTLRSAQPNDWEAIKRIYIEGINTKLATFESSCSVPDTGTYWFNGKIEQSIFVATDNEEVIGWSALSPVSDRCAYGGVGEVSVYVSASSAGKGIGKMLLDQLIEFGEQNNIWTLQAGIFVDNVASIRLHEKGGFRMVGTREKLGKLDGEWKDVVLMERRSETIL from the coding sequence ATGAGAAAAATCCATGCAATCATGACCGCTACTTTGACCTTGAGATCTGCCCAGCCCAATGACTGGGAAGCCATCAAACGCATCTACATCGAAGGCATCAATACAAAGCTGGCCACCTTCGAATCTTCATGCAGTGTACCTGATACGGGCACGTACTGGTTCAATGGGAAAATTGAACAATCCATATTTGTGGCTACGGATAATGAAGAGGTCATCGGGTGGTCGGCGTTGAGTCCGGTTTCTGATCGCTGTGCTTATGGTGGTGTGGGTGAAGTTTCCGTTTATGTGAGTGCCAGTTCCGCTGGAAAAGGAATCGGTAAGATGTTATTGGATCAACTGATTGAATTTGGAGAACAAAACAATATCTGGACTTTACAGGCGGGCATTTTCGTGGATAATGTAGCCAGTATCCGGCTCCATGAAAAAGGAGGTTTTAGAATGGTTGGTACCCGCGAGAAGCTCGGGAAACTCGATGGTGAGTGGAAAGATGTCGTGTTGATGGAAAGAAGGTCAGAGACGATTTTGTGA
- the glgP gene encoding alpha-glucan family phosphorylase, with product MSIYSKWHHPYKPKTEYKKRVAYFSMEFAVDQVLKTYSGGLGFLAGSHMRSAFEQKQNMIGIGMLWKYGYYDQTRGSDQSLEVKFTEKHYNFLEDTGITVSITIMGNPHVLVKAYVLKPEVFGTIPMYFLSTDVEGNDHLSRTITDRLYDANELTRISQSIVLGIGGAKVVEALGGSDIYHLNEGHGLPAFYYLKDRGVKSDSFVFTTHTPEKAGNEERDGSFLNQMGFFGRELSPSELNELTLDNGLLSYTVAALRLSKISNAVSKLHGEVSKDMWKDFSGISDIIPITNAQNQYFWQDETILKTWDKGDAKNYQKRKRVLKHELFREVANQTGKIFDEDVLTIVWARRFAGYKRADLLLYDLDRLQNLLDDSERPIQIIWAGKPYPFDYAAIETFNRLVRFTKGQHNAAILVGYEMELSRKLKTGSDVWLNNPRVTREASGTSGMTAAMNGSVNVSTFDGWIPEFAKDDENCYVLPVVDHNEPVEVQDEQDAKNLYDILENKVIPTYYTDKDKWQDIVFKGIDGVVPEFASRRMAKDYYELMYNI from the coding sequence ATGTCGATATATAGCAAGTGGCATCACCCATATAAACCCAAGACTGAGTACAAAAAGCGAGTCGCTTATTTCAGTATGGAATTCGCGGTAGATCAAGTCTTGAAAACTTACTCAGGAGGCCTTGGTTTCCTTGCCGGTTCTCATATGCGAAGTGCTTTTGAGCAAAAGCAAAACATGATTGGTATCGGAATGCTTTGGAAGTATGGTTACTATGATCAAACAAGAGGAAGTGATCAGTCTTTGGAAGTGAAATTCACCGAGAAGCACTACAACTTCCTGGAAGATACTGGCATTACAGTGAGCATCACAATCATGGGAAATCCTCATGTTTTGGTGAAGGCTTATGTGTTGAAACCTGAGGTATTTGGTACCATCCCGATGTATTTCCTTAGTACTGATGTGGAAGGAAATGACCACTTGTCACGAACCATCACAGACCGACTGTATGATGCCAATGAATTGACCCGAATTTCGCAGAGCATTGTATTGGGTATTGGAGGAGCGAAAGTGGTGGAGGCACTTGGTGGCTCTGATATCTATCACCTGAACGAAGGCCACGGACTGCCTGCTTTTTATTACCTGAAAGATCGAGGTGTGAAGTCCGATAGTTTTGTCTTCACGACACACACACCTGAAAAAGCCGGAAATGAGGAGCGAGATGGTAGTTTCCTGAATCAAATGGGCTTTTTCGGTAGAGAACTTTCTCCTTCAGAGCTGAATGAATTGACCCTGGACAATGGCTTGTTGAGCTATACCGTCGCTGCGCTGCGATTGTCCAAGATTTCCAATGCGGTATCTAAACTTCATGGCGAAGTGTCCAAGGACATGTGGAAAGACTTTTCAGGGATCAGTGATATCATTCCAATCACCAATGCACAGAACCAGTATTTCTGGCAGGATGAAACCATTCTGAAAACCTGGGACAAAGGCGATGCCAAGAATTATCAAAAGCGCAAGCGTGTATTGAAGCACGAGTTGTTCAGAGAGGTCGCCAATCAGACGGGTAAGATCTTTGACGAAGATGTATTGACCATCGTTTGGGCAAGAAGATTTGCTGGATACAAAAGAGCAGACTTGTTGCTTTATGACCTGGATCGCTTACAAAACTTACTGGATGATTCCGAAAGACCGATTCAAATCATTTGGGCGGGTAAACCATATCCGTTTGATTATGCGGCTATCGAGACGTTCAATCGCCTGGTAAGATTTACAAAAGGTCAGCACAATGCAGCGATACTTGTTGGATACGAAATGGAACTTTCCAGAAAGTTGAAGACAGGTTCTGATGTGTGGTTGAACAACCCTCGGGTAACGCGTGAAGCTTCCGGTACCAGTGGCATGACGGCCGCCATGAATGGTTCAGTCAATGTATCTACGTTCGATGGATGGATTCCTGAATTCGCGAAAGATGATGAAAACTGCTATGTGCTACCCGTGGTAGATCACAATGAGCCAGTAGAAGTCCAGGACGAGCAGGATGCGAAGAACTTGTACGACATTCTCGAAAACAAAGTAATCCCGACTTACTATACTGATAAAGACAAATGGCAAGACATTGTCTTCAAAGGCATTGATGGCGTGGTTCCTGAGTTTGCCTCTCGCAGAATGGCTAAGGACTACTACGAGTTGATGTATAATATTTGA
- a CDS encoding DoxX family protein — protein MKTHKIIFYVSTGLFTLLMLFSAGNYFFNNAAIVGAFSSLGYPTYLIYPLGVAKLLGLAAIWFSPNDTLREWAYAGFLFNVTLAFFAHLMVGDGDQMGAAVAFVFWLISYIYRKKAFV, from the coding sequence ATGAAAACCCACAAAATTATATTTTACGTATCCACGGGATTATTTACCCTCTTGATGCTGTTCTCGGCTGGGAATTATTTCTTCAATAATGCTGCGATTGTCGGAGCGTTCTCTTCTTTGGGTTATCCTACCTATCTGATTTACCCATTGGGAGTTGCTAAGCTACTTGGACTTGCAGCTATATGGTTTTCACCGAATGATACCCTGAGGGAATGGGCTTATGCTGGCTTCCTGTTCAATGTGACCCTGGCCTTTTTTGCGCATCTAATGGTAGGAGATGGTGACCAAATGGGAGCTGCGGTGGCATTCGTCTTTTGGCTGATCTCTTACATTTATCGTAAAAAAGCTTTCGTATAA
- a CDS encoding HAMP domain-containing sensor histidine kinase, which translates to MKKKGDAKPIDIYSNKSYFRWGVLIISVIIGLSSILYTSSLVSRIKEREINQIALYAKTIEYMAQSDQGQDYFFLLDDVINSNKTIPVILTDGNRNPMTYVNIDKADRMEDPNKRNAYLRNLLREMREDHFPIKVTLRDGRGNLYGIQYIYYQNSRQLTQLKYYPFVQLSIIIIFVGITFAIFNYSQSAEQNRVWVGLAKETAHQLGTPLSSLLAWMEYLKSSYPDDTNMEEMDKDIARLEMITARFSSIGSVPNLEGENVYDIVDSALAYLKKRLSTKINISLTVFPNRQVTAQLNKDLFQWVMENLCKNAVDAMDGRGDITVSIMRVNDGMVAIDVKDTGKGIAKNRVAKIFQPGYTTKKRGWGLGLTLVKRIIENYHEGKIFVKRTEQNRGTTFRILLNG; encoded by the coding sequence GTGAAAAAGAAAGGAGACGCAAAGCCAATCGACATCTATTCCAATAAATCGTACTTCCGGTGGGGGGTATTGATCATATCGGTGATCATCGGTTTATCGAGTATCCTTTATACCAGTTCGCTGGTAAGCCGGATCAAAGAAAGAGAGATCAATCAGATCGCGCTTTATGCCAAAACTATCGAGTACATGGCACAAAGTGATCAGGGGCAGGATTACTTCTTTTTATTGGATGATGTCATCAATTCCAATAAGACCATTCCCGTGATTCTGACAGATGGGAACCGGAATCCGATGACCTATGTCAACATCGACAAAGCGGATCGAATGGAGGATCCGAACAAGCGGAATGCTTATTTGCGAAATCTGTTGCGGGAAATGCGTGAAGATCACTTTCCGATCAAAGTCACCCTTCGAGATGGTCGCGGCAATCTGTATGGCATCCAGTACATCTATTATCAAAACTCACGACAGCTTACCCAATTAAAGTACTATCCGTTTGTTCAGCTATCGATCATCATCATTTTTGTAGGCATCACATTTGCAATCTTCAACTATTCCCAAAGTGCCGAGCAAAATCGGGTCTGGGTAGGTTTAGCTAAGGAAACGGCCCATCAGTTGGGAACACCATTATCCTCGCTATTGGCCTGGATGGAATACCTGAAGAGTTCTTATCCGGATGATACTAACATGGAGGAGATGGACAAGGACATTGCACGCCTTGAAATGATCACCGCGCGGTTCAGTAGTATCGGTAGTGTCCCCAATCTTGAAGGAGAAAATGTATATGATATTGTTGATAGTGCCCTGGCTTACCTGAAGAAACGCCTAAGTACCAAAATCAACATTTCGCTCACGGTATTCCCCAACCGTCAGGTGACTGCCCAACTCAACAAAGACCTGTTCCAGTGGGTAATGGAAAACTTATGCAAAAATGCCGTGGATGCCATGGATGGCCGTGGAGACATAACAGTCAGTATCATGCGGGTCAATGATGGAATGGTGGCCATTGATGTGAAGGATACTGGAAAAGGGATTGCAAAAAACCGGGTGGCAAAAATATTTCAGCCCGGATATACGACTAAAAAAAGGGGCTGGGGGCTAGGCCTGACCCTGGTAAAACGGATCATAGAAAATTACCATGAAGGTAAAATTTTTGTGAAAAGAACCGAGCAAAATCGTGGTACCACTTTTCGAATCTTGTTGAATGGCTAA
- a CDS encoding nucleoid-associated protein, translated as MANDNGVNWEHARLAQLYVGAISGDGFFKNDQLATIDEKLSEVLCMFFLKPFKLQNFYTFSHELDVEYNGAFASCRKVFEAADEGTLLEEAQNLLKLLYAVSENENIKEGEFYVASFDSIALKEGDVNALGIFKSEDRDPFIRIYQEENSLGVSSDEGISLHNVNKGALILNDPEQKTYSVLIFDKSNKITPARFWIDQFLNLAPIEDEFYQTKNFMHLCKDFVLKDRNELDRADQVDLLNRSVDYFKDREQFNQEEFEEEVLQEPDTKQAFLDFQETYKEENQLENLQPEFEISKPAYKAAKRHIRSVIKLDKNFHVYVHGKRELIERGFDDMRGQNYYKLFFDSES; from the coding sequence ATGGCTAATGACAATGGTGTAAACTGGGAACATGCGCGATTGGCGCAATTGTACGTTGGTGCGATCAGTGGAGATGGTTTCTTCAAAAATGACCAACTGGCCACGATCGACGAGAAGCTTTCCGAAGTGCTGTGCATGTTTTTTCTGAAGCCGTTCAAATTGCAGAACTTTTACACCTTCTCGCATGAACTTGATGTAGAATACAATGGTGCCTTTGCTTCTTGTCGCAAGGTATTCGAAGCAGCTGATGAAGGTACGCTACTTGAAGAGGCGCAAAACTTGCTAAAGTTACTATATGCCGTTTCAGAAAATGAAAACATCAAAGAAGGGGAATTCTATGTAGCTTCTTTCGATTCTATCGCGCTGAAAGAAGGGGATGTCAATGCATTGGGCATCTTCAAATCAGAAGATCGGGATCCCTTTATTCGAATCTATCAGGAAGAAAACTCGCTTGGCGTCTCCTCCGATGAAGGCATCAGCCTGCACAATGTCAACAAGGGCGCATTGATCCTGAATGATCCTGAGCAAAAAACCTACAGTGTACTGATCTTCGACAAGAGCAATAAGATCACGCCGGCCAGATTTTGGATTGATCAGTTTCTTAATCTTGCTCCTATTGAAGACGAATTCTATCAGACCAAGAATTTCATGCACTTGTGCAAGGATTTTGTCTTGAAAGACAGGAACGAATTAGACCGTGCCGATCAGGTAGACCTGTTGAATCGCTCCGTAGATTACTTCAAAGATCGAGAGCAGTTTAATCAGGAAGAGTTTGAGGAAGAGGTGCTCCAGGAACCCGACACGAAACAGGCATTTCTCGATTTTCAGGAAACTTATAAAGAGGAAAACCAGCTGGAAAATCTACAGCCCGAGTTTGAGATCAGTAAGCCCGCCTATAAGGCTGCCAAGCGACATATTCGGTCGGTGATCAAACTTGATAAGAATTTTCACGTCTATGTTCATGGAAAACGTGAGCTGATAGAACGTGGCTTTGATGATATGCGCGGACAGAACTATTATAAACTTTTCTTTGATTCGGAGAGTTAA
- a CDS encoding histidine kinase: MLNNKKSIYWICQIMAWSFYGVLEVFLYSTAEKLDAAKVIGELFIVGFYILSSHALREIILRTGLIKYRWFVVIPRVLLFITFMAIINYFFLMAISYSIGDLNLSRELNLVSLTLNSSISVILYFVWTMAYLSFLYIERFNKSLQYQAAARETELNNLKAQLNPHFIFNALNSIRALVDEDPAKSKNAITQLSHILRKSLSMDHKKLVPFEDEMNTVMDYLQLESIRYEERLNTKINLDPQSNRFQIPPLMMQTLVENGIKHGISTLKEGGVIDIRTSVNDERLKIEIRNSGQFSNGGLRLDVGYGLLSTKKRLSLIYGDEASFRISNEDQSMVLTTIELPEGQGSLAPL; encoded by the coding sequence ATGCTGAATAACAAAAAGAGTATTTATTGGATATGCCAGATCATGGCATGGAGCTTTTACGGTGTATTAGAGGTTTTCCTTTACTCCACGGCCGAGAAGTTGGATGCAGCCAAAGTGATCGGCGAGTTATTTATCGTAGGGTTTTATATCCTTTCCTCGCACGCATTGCGGGAGATTATACTGAGAACAGGTCTGATCAAATATCGATGGTTCGTGGTGATCCCCAGGGTACTCCTCTTTATTACTTTCATGGCGATCATCAATTATTTCTTCCTGATGGCCATTTCGTATTCCATAGGAGACCTGAATCTTTCCAGAGAGCTCAATTTGGTTTCTTTGACCCTCAATTCTTCCATATCCGTCATATTATATTTTGTATGGACGATGGCTTATTTGTCCTTCCTGTACATCGAGCGATTCAATAAATCGCTGCAATACCAGGCGGCTGCCCGGGAGACAGAATTAAACAACCTGAAAGCACAATTAAATCCGCATTTTATCTTCAATGCACTGAACAGTATACGGGCATTGGTAGACGAAGATCCGGCTAAATCCAAGAACGCCATTACCCAGTTGTCGCACATCCTCAGAAAGTCGCTGAGTATGGATCATAAAAAATTAGTACCGTTCGAGGACGAAATGAATACGGTCATGGATTATTTGCAACTCGAATCCATCCGATACGAAGAAAGACTAAATACCAAAATCAACCTTGATCCGCAATCCAATCGATTTCAAATCCCTCCATTGATGATGCAGACTTTAGTAGAGAATGGCATCAAGCATGGAATTTCCACCTTAAAAGAGGGAGGTGTGATTGATATTCGAACTTCTGTGAATGACGAACGGCTAAAGATTGAAATTCGAAATAGTGGACAATTTTCGAACGGAGGTTTGCGTCTTGATGTTGGTTATGGGTTATTAAGCACCAAAAAAAGACTGTCTTTGATCTACGGAGATGAGGCTTCATTCAGGATCAGTAATGAAGATCAAAGCATGGTACTTACGACCATAGAGTTGCCAGAAGGTCAAGGTAGTCTGGCCCCATTGTGA
- a CDS encoding LytTR family transcriptional regulator DNA-binding domain-containing protein encodes MKALIIDDERLARKELIKLLDEYKEIEIIGEAVNADDGIEKIKELNPELIFLDVQMPGKTGFEMLEELETVPKVVFTTAHDEFALKAFDVNALDYLLKPVQPDRLTESINKLTKEEAKETPEVASTSEKRLGGDDQVFVKDGDRCWFVRLSDIRLFESDGNYIKVYFSTFKPMIHKSLNALDEKLDERNFFRASRKHIINLSWVETIETWFNGGLLVQLKGGEKVEVSRRQAARFKEKMSL; translated from the coding sequence ATGAAGGCACTGATAATAGATGACGAGCGGCTGGCCCGCAAAGAATTGATCAAACTTCTTGATGAATACAAAGAGATTGAAATCATCGGAGAAGCGGTCAATGCCGACGATGGCATCGAAAAAATAAAAGAGTTGAACCCCGAACTCATCTTCCTCGATGTTCAAATGCCTGGTAAAACGGGCTTTGAGATGCTGGAAGAGCTGGAAACCGTTCCCAAGGTAGTCTTTACTACTGCCCACGATGAATTTGCGTTGAAGGCATTCGATGTAAATGCACTGGATTATTTATTGAAGCCTGTCCAACCGGATCGCCTGACCGAAAGCATCAATAAGCTTACGAAAGAGGAAGCCAAAGAAACACCAGAAGTAGCCAGTACTTCTGAGAAAAGACTTGGTGGCGATGATCAGGTTTTTGTAAAAGACGGAGATCGCTGTTGGTTTGTTCGTCTATCAGACATCAGGCTGTTTGAATCCGATGGCAACTACATCAAAGTATATTTCAGCACCTTCAAGCCCATGATCCACAAGTCACTGAATGCTTTGGATGAAAAGCTGGATGAGCGGAATTTCTTCAGAGCCAGTCGAAAGCACATCATTAACCTTTCCTGGGTAGAAACCATTGAGACCTGGTTCAACGGTGGTTTGCTCGTGCAATTGAAAGGTGGTGAGAAAGTAGAAGTAAGTCGCCGACAAGCGGCCCGTTTCAAAGAGAAAATGAGCCTTTAA
- a CDS encoding OmpA family protein, protein MKKINQQIGLALLLCLISYSSLLAQDDYLKRERLPDNINTEFTETKPIISYDNRTLFLTRQNHPDNTGGRGDIQDIYYSPRDANQGWTTPINMGSPLNNQHPNGISALSKTADTALVINVFDGDSYDKGASISMKEGESWSTPKAINIKKFRNFSDYVDYFISSTGEHLFLAIESRDTYGDQDIYVSTKIDDFNWTEPVNIGSGVNTEAAEFSPFLSSDNKILFFASYGHDSYGDADIFYSERLDDTWTNWSEAKNLGENVNTEGFEAYYTIPARGDWAYFVSDVESNANSRDIFRALIPLELNPTPGVIVSGITMNELTKAAITAEVNITEIDGKLEPKTFTTDNDKHIYRRSILEFPRTFRLLVEQANYMTTSQYLTVEYSDKREVKADLYLVPIEVGNTLISHDVRFDGSVLTDMGLEELERMVAYLNEYPEIKFSIVTHVANSGDADKDKSLSVDRLQTIELFFQNAGIDPSRLTFASAGSTESFDNVNAYKIFDTEQPDDRVTFTIYADQDGDGVEDPKDKCIDEPGIPENSGCPEIAEDILQVFEQALQGIQFETAKAVIKPESFSILDNVVEIMKNNDAFFLKIEGHTDSQGGDDANQVLSDNRAKSTMKYLTDKGVAAERLKAYGFGETQPVADNETAAGRAKNRRVVFEVVFDAADL, encoded by the coding sequence ATGAAGAAGATCAATCAACAGATAGGGCTTGCATTGCTCCTGTGCCTCATTTCATACTCGTCGTTATTAGCACAAGATGATTACCTCAAACGGGAACGACTCCCCGATAATATCAACACGGAGTTTACGGAGACCAAACCCATCATTTCATATGATAACCGTACCTTGTTCCTTACCCGACAGAATCATCCGGACAATACCGGAGGCCGAGGGGACATTCAGGATATTTATTATTCTCCAAGGGATGCGAATCAGGGTTGGACAACCCCAATCAATATGGGCTCTCCATTAAATAATCAGCACCCTAATGGCATTTCTGCCTTATCGAAAACAGCAGATACCGCCTTAGTGATCAATGTTTTTGATGGCGATAGTTATGACAAAGGGGCATCCATTTCCATGAAAGAAGGAGAGAGCTGGAGCACACCTAAAGCCATCAACATTAAGAAATTCAGGAACTTTAGTGATTATGTCGATTACTTCATTTCCTCTACTGGTGAACATCTGTTTTTGGCGATAGAAAGCCGTGACACCTACGGCGACCAGGACATTTATGTAAGTACCAAAATCGACGACTTCAATTGGACGGAGCCTGTAAACATCGGTAGTGGAGTTAATACGGAAGCGGCGGAGTTCTCTCCCTTTTTATCTTCCGACAATAAGATCCTATTCTTTGCCTCGTACGGGCATGATAGCTATGGGGATGCAGACATCTTCTATAGTGAACGCCTCGATGACACCTGGACCAATTGGTCAGAAGCCAAGAACCTGGGTGAAAATGTGAATACTGAAGGGTTTGAAGCCTATTACACGATCCCTGCACGTGGGGATTGGGCTTACTTCGTTTCGGATGTAGAAAGTAATGCCAATTCAAGAGACATCTTTCGAGCACTCATTCCATTGGAACTGAACCCTACACCCGGTGTGATTGTATCCGGGATCACCATGAATGAGCTGACCAAAGCGGCCATCACCGCCGAAGTGAACATCACGGAAATTGATGGTAAACTGGAGCCTAAGACTTTTACTACCGACAATGACAAGCACATTTACAGAAGGTCTATTCTGGAGTTTCCAAGGACTTTCAGATTACTGGTTGAACAAGCTAATTACATGACCACATCGCAGTATTTGACGGTGGAATACAGCGACAAGCGTGAGGTAAAAGCCGATCTCTATTTGGTCCCAATTGAAGTGGGTAATACACTCATTTCTCATGACGTCCGGTTTGATGGATCAGTGTTGACTGACATGGGACTTGAAGAACTAGAAAGAATGGTGGCTTACCTGAATGAATATCCCGAAATTAAATTTTCGATTGTCACGCACGTAGCTAATTCGGGGGATGCCGATAAGGATAAAAGTTTATCTGTGGATCGTCTTCAAACCATCGAACTATTCTTTCAAAATGCCGGTATTGACCCTTCCCGACTCACCTTCGCTTCAGCTGGTTCTACCGAATCATTCGATAATGTGAATGCTTATAAAATCTTTGATACCGAGCAACCTGATGACCGGGTAACTTTCACCATCTATGCAGATCAGGATGGTGATGGTGTAGAAGATCCAAAAGATAAGTGCATTGATGAACCAGGCATTCCTGAAAACAGTGGTTGTCCCGAAATTGCAGAGGACATTCTTCAAGTTTTTGAACAAGCGCTTCAAGGGATCCAGTTCGAAACAGCTAAGGCTGTTATCAAGCCTGAGTCCTTCTCTATTTTGGATAATGTGGTAGAGATCATGAAGAACAATGATGCGTTCTTCTTGAAAATTGAAGGGCATACCGATAGCCAGGGTGGTGATGATGCGAATCAGGTTTTGTCTGATAATCGCGCTAAATCAACGATGAAATACCTAACGGATAAAGGAGTTGCGGCCGAACGCCTGAAAGCATATGGTTTTGGGGAGACGCAACCAGTAGCCGACAATGAAACTGCAGCAGGCCGGGCTAAGAACCGGAGGGTAGTGTTCGAAGTAGTCTTCGACGCGGCAGATCTATAA